The Amycolatopsis umgeniensis DNA segment CTCCGAACGCGGCATCCGGGACACCCCGGTCGAGCTGATCTGCGAGCGCGCCGGCTTCACCCGCGGCGCCTTCTACTCGAACTTCAGCTCGAAGGAGGATCTCTTCCTGGCCCTGTTCCAAGAAGAGACCTCGGTCCGGCTCGAGCGATTCCGCGAGGCCACCGAAAGCGTGCTCGGCGAGTTCGTGGTCCACGTGGACGACGACCTCTCCCCCACCCTCGGGCGGATCGCCGACCTGTTCATGGTCGCGCTCAGCGCGGACAAGAACTGGTACCTGCTGTGCGCGGAATTCCGCACGCAGGGACTGCGGCAGCCGGAGATCCGCGACCGGATCGCCGCCGCGTTCCGCTACTTCCACACCGAACTGGGCAAGGTACTGGTCGGCGCGCTCGACCGGATCGGCCGGGAACTGACGATCTCGGCGGACGACGCGGTACTCGTCCTGGTCGCCCTGTACGAGCAGGGGTTGCAGAACTACCTGTTGGAAGGCACCGAACTGCCCGGCGACGGACGATTCGTGAGCGAACTGATCCCGAAGGTGATGGCCTCCCTCATCATCCCGGCGACCTGAGCCGTCAACACGGTGGCGGAAGCCAGCCCGGAGTGGTGACGACCTTCTCGGGCGCCACGGTCATCTGCGAAGTCTTCGACCCGTAGCCGAATCCGACGAGTCCGCCGGGGCAGACCCGAACCGCGGCGGGCCCGCCCTGAGTCCGGGATTCCCGCCAGGCGACGGGATCCAGTCCGACCCGCCACACCTTCCAGAACGGCGCCCCGTCCCGATGACCGGTACAGGAGTCGTCCGCGGGCAAGCCTTCGACGCGGCAGACGTAGCCGGAATCCCCGTACGGCCCGGTTCCGCTCCCCAGCCGCACCGCGAGCCCGGAGTGTTCGAGCGCGGTCCGCGCGTCACCGGGTGAGCCGGACACGCAGCGCACGAGCACTTCCGTCTCCCTGCTCACCGCGACGGTCACCCCTTCCGCTCCGTCACAGGCGCCGGTTCGCGAAACCGGGTCCACGGCGGGAAAAAGGGCCACCAGGCTGAGGAGTACAGACAAGATCGACACGTTCGGATACTACGGGTGCCCACCCGGCTGCGCACAGTGAATCTTTCGCGGACGGCCGACACAAATCACGCTCCGTTTCGCACGAAAGGAGAGAATATGTCGGAAATTGCCCCACTCAGGGGGCTTGCGCAATTTCCAGCGCAGGAAAAAGATGTGTTCTTCTCTCGCGCGCCCACCCCTTTGGCGCGGTCCTCGAAAGGTTCAGAGCGTGACACACAGGCGCCTTACCGCATTCGTCGTTCCCCTCGCCCTCGCCGGATTCCTGCTGACCGCGGGCGGCACCGCCCAGTCGCGGCAACCGGCACAGAGCCCTGTCGACATCTCACTCGGCGCGATCCGGTTCGATCCCACCCTGCCGAAGCTGAACGTCTCCTACGGCCATTCGGATCTGGACCTGGAATACGTCCGAAAGGACGCATCGGACGCCAACGGGTGCGGTACGAGAAATCACGAAGAAACCGAGGAGGCCGTGGTCAGACCCGGCTCCGGGCACGTCACGCTCGCCGGGGTCCGCTACGAACTCGAACAGTTCCATTTCCACACCCCGTCCGAGCATCGCTTCCAGGGTCGGACCGATCCGCTGGAAATGCATTTCGTGCACCGCAGCGCCGCCGGGAAACTGCTGGTGATCGGCGTCCCGCTGCGCTCGGGCGCCGCGTCGCCGGTGGATCGCGTCCTGGCGAAGCTCGCGCCGGAATGCGGCGAGACGGTGGCGCTGGCGGACTTCGACCTCGACACGCTCCTGCCCCGCGACCGCGGCACGCTCCGGTACGACGGCTCGCTCACCACGGCCCCGTTCATCGAAGGCGTGCAGTGGTTCCTGATGTCCGAGCGGACCGTCTCGCCCGCGACGATCGCGCGGTTCCAGGGCCTGTTCGGCGGCGGCAACGCCCGCGCGCCGCAGCCGCTCAACGGACGGCACCTCACCGCGGTGCCGCAGATTTGAGGCGACCGAAGCGGCCCTTCGCCTGCCGTGCCGGCCGGCCCCCTTTTTAAAGCACCGCAAGCGTTTCATCGGGATTTCATGGCGCCGCCCTACGGTTCCGGGCACGGATCCGCACCGGCGGACCGGAGGCCACGAGGAGACGTGCATGAGCCCGGCGAGCCGGACCCCGTACAACATGGTGATGCCCAGGGACGACCGGCCGAGCCCCGGAGAACGGGCCGGGGTCTTCGGGCCGGGCTGGAGCTGGGTCGCGTTCTCCACGCCGTGGGCCGACGGCCGACCGTCGCCCCGGTACCGGTGGACGCTGTTCGAGACAGCCGCCCAGGCCGTCGACGACCTCCGTCGCTGTCTCGACGACGGCAACGTCGGCAGGCGCGGTGCCCTGTGCTCGTCCGTGCTCCGGAAGCGCGGGGCACCGCGGGAACTGGTGCTGTGCGACGCCGCGGACTGGGCGTGCGTCGTCCACAAGGTCCGCGCCGGGGTCCATGTGACCGACGCCGGTGACGCCTATTTCGCGCGGTGGCGGAAGAGCATGGCGGGGCACCGCTTCACGATCATCAACGCCGGTGGGCCGACTGTCTGGTGAGGTCCAGGCCTTCCAGCGCGAGCGACCGTTGCAGGGAATCACCGTCGGGTCCGATGGTGGTCAGCACCCATTCGAAATGCTCGCGGGCGGCCGCCGGGTCGCCCGCGGCGAGATGGGTGCGGCCGAGCCGGTTGCGGATCTCCGACTCCATCCCGATGATGGTCTCCTCGGTGACCGCCGTCAGCGCCCGCCGCTGGAGTTCGAACGCCTCGCCGAGGTTCCCGAGTTCCAGTTCCGCGGCGCCGAGCCGAGCCAGGCTGGTCGCGATCAGCAGGCCGTCCGTGGTCTCCTCGGCGAGTTCGACCGAACGCCGGAGGTCCAGCACGGCCTCGGCGAACCTGCCGGTTTCGAGGCGGACGGTGCCGCTGTGGCACAGCACCCTCGCCAGCATCCCGGGGCTGCCGATCTCCTCGCTCAGGTCACGGGCGCGGCCGAGGTGGACGAGCGCTTCGTCGTGCTCGCCCCGCAGATAGGCGAGATATCCGAGCGCGGACAACGTCCGTTCGGCGAGCCAGCCGTCCCCCACTTCCTCGGCCATGATCATCACCCGCCGCATGCCGGGGATCGCGAGATCGTGCCGCCCCGCGATCAGATCGGCCATGGTGAGCCCGCCCAGCGCCCGCGCCTCCACTCCGCGGTCGCCGGACGCCTGACCCGCCCGCAGCGCTTCGTCGAACCAGCCGCGCGCCCGGTCCAGTTGCCCCTGCATGGCATAGGCGTAGCCGAGGCAGAACCGCAGCGACGAGACCAAGCGCTCGTCTTCGGCCCGTTCGGCCAGCGGCAGCGCGATCTGCAGTGCCGTCCGGGATTCGTGGTACCGCTGCTGGCGCGCGAGATAGTCGACCAGCCCCTCGGCGATCGAGCACGCGAGGCCGTCCAGCCCGGCCTCAGCCGCTTGAGTGACGACCTCGGGCAGGTCACCGACGGCGTCCAGCCACGCGGACGCGTCACGTTGCCCGGTGAAAGGTCCATCGCCGGATTCGAGCGGGAACCGCGCGACACCCCATTCGCTCGCCCGGCGAGCGGCGCCGAGATACAGACCGTACACCCGTTTTCGGGCCTCTTCGACGACCTCACCGGGCAGTTCCCCGGCGAGCCGTCGTGCGTAGACCCCCACCAGATCGTGCAGCCGGTAGCGGCCGCTCGCCGGTTCCTGCACGAGGCTCGCGTCGACGAGGCTTTCCAGCTGACGCTCGGCCTCGGCGGGCGAACAGTCCAGCAGTGCGGCGACCGAAAGCCGGTCGAATTCGGGCGTCGGGGTCAGGCCGAGCACGCCGAAAGCGCGTTGCTCGGCGGGCCGCAGTTGCTCGTACGACAGGCGCAGCGCCACCTCGACGCTGCGGTCCTCGGCGGTCAGTTCGCCGAGGCGCCGCTCGTCGTCCGACATCCGGTCCACCAGATCCTTGAACGTCCACATCGGACGGTTCTGCAACCGGGCGCCCGCGATCCGCAACGCGAGCGGCAGCCTGCCGCACAGTCCGGCGAGCGCGCGCACGGCGAACCGTTCACCCTCGGCCCTCGGCGCCCCCACGATGCGGCCGAGCAGCCGTTCCGCGGCCTCGAGTCCCAGCGCGCCGAGGGAAACGCGGCGATCGGCGTCCAAACCGGACAGTCGACGGCGGCTGGTCACCAGCACACGGCTGCCCGGCCCGGACGGGAGCAGGGGCCGCACCTGGCCGGCGGACTCCGCGTTGTCGAGTACCAGCAGCAACCGCAGATGCACTGTCGCCGCCCGCCACGACGCGGCCAGTTCGTCGAGATCGTCCGGCATGGCGCCGTCTTCGACACCGACAGCGCGCAGCAGGCGCCTGAGAGCGCGCTCCGGCGTCACCGGCTCGCGACCTTCGGTGTACCCGTGCAGATCCACGAACAGCGCACCGTCCGGATAGGACTCGCGGAGCCGGTGGGCCGCGCGCACCGCGAGCGTCGTCTTGCCCGCGCCCGGCACGCCGTCGACGGCGTCGACCGTGACCGCCTCCGGGTCGCCGTCCTCGACGAGCAGCGCGAATTCCCGTTCCCTGCCGACGAGTTCGCCGTTGGTGGCGGGCAGCTCGTTGCGGATCCGGCGCGGCGTCTCCTTGCGCTGGGAGACACCGAGCAGCGCGTCGTCCCCGCGCAGCACCGCTTCCTGTACCTGCCGCAGTTCCTCGCCCGGCTCGACACCGAGTTGCTCCACCAGCCGCTCGCGGACGTCGGTGAACACCTCCAGCGCCTCCGCCTGACGCCCGCCGCCGTAGAGCGCCCGCATCAGCAACGCGGCCAGCGGCTCGCTCGGCGGGTCCGCGGACACCAGCGCCGACAGTTCGCCGATCACCTCGTCGAAGCGGCCGAGTTTCAGCTGTGCGCGCAGTTTCCGGCGCAGCAGCAGGAGCCTGCGTTCCTCCAGCCGTCGCCGCTCGCCCTGGACGAACGCGCCGGGCAGTCCCGTCAGTGGCTCGCCGTGGAACAGCCCGAGCGCGTCGGCGAAGGTGTCCACCGCGGTGATGAAGTCGCCCGTCTCCTCGGCGGCGGCCGCGACGACCGCGATCTCCTCCAGCCGCGCCACGTCCAGCCGCACCCCGCCACTGGCGAAGCGGTAGCCGCCCCGGTCGGACACGATCACCGAGTCCCGCGGCTTCTGCCCGGAGGTGTCCAGGCAATCCCGCAGCCGCCGGACGTACACCGGCAGCACATTCGACTCCGGCGGCCGTTCCCAGAGCCCGTCGGTGAGTTCGTGGTGGCTGACGGTCACGTCCGGGCGCAGCAGCAGCGCGGCCAGCACGGCCTGCTGCCGGACCGGACCGAGGTCCAGTCTCGTCTCCCCTTGCCAGGCCCGCAACGGGCCGAGCACCTCGAAGCGAAGCCGCGAGTCCTGCATGATCCCCCCTTCGTTTCGCATGGCTAGCCCGGCACCACGATCCCGTGGTCGAACGCGTAGACGATCGCCGCCGCGCGGTCCCGCAGCTGGAGCTTGGTGAAGATCCGGCCGATGTGGCTTTTCACGGTCACCTCCGAAATCACGAGTGTCGCGGCGATCTCCGCGTTGGTCAGCCCGCGTCCGATCGCCCGGAGCACGTCCTGTTCCCTCGGTGTCAGCAGTTCGAGGGGACGTCCGCCGCTGCCGTTCCCGGCGGCCTGCCGGTACGCGGCGAGCACGCGGCCGGTGACCCCGGGGTCGAGCCAGGCGTCGCCCCCGGCGACCGCTCGCACGGCCCGGATCAGGTCTTCGGCGGGGGAATCCTTGAGGACGTAGCCCGCGGCACCCGCCCGCAGCGCGTCCGCCAAGAGGTTGTCGTCGTCGAAGGTGGTCAGCGCGAGCACCGGCGGATGACCACCGGACCGCCGCAACCTGCTTGTCGCCTCGACGCCGCCGACGTTCTTCATCCGCAGGTCCATCACGACGACGTCGACCTCGCCTCCGGCCAGCGCCGCGGGCACTTCCGCGCCGTCGCCGCATTCCCCCGCGATGACGAATCCGTCGCGGCGCCGCAGGATGCGCCGCAGCCCGGAGCGGACGAGCTCCTGATCGTCGACCAGCAGCACGCGGATCTCGGCGGCGGTCACGGTTTGGCTCCCGGCACGGTGACCTCCACGATCCACTGCCTGCCGTTGGGCCCGGCGCTGAGGTCGGCGCCGAGCTGGGCCGCGCGCACGGCCATCCCCGCCAGTCCAGATCCGTCCTCGGACGTGCGACGGGCACCGGCGGGAAGGGTGTTGCTGACGATGAGCTTCGCGCCCGAGCGGCCGGCGTCCAGCCGGACCTCCGCTGTCGCGCCGGGGGCGTGTTTGACGACGTTGACGAGTGATTCCTGCACGATCCGGTAGAGGCCCAATCCTTCCGAGGCGCCTACCCGGCCGAGGTCGCCTTCCTGTGTATAGCGCACCGCCAGACCGGCGACCCGGGTGCGTTCCACCAGCGTCGCGATGTCCTCCACCCCCGGCAGCGGGGTGTTGCCCGACGGGGTGTCGGCGAGCAGGCCGACCGTGCGGCGGATGTCGGCCATCGCGGCGCGCCCCACCTGCTCGGCCTCGGTGAGCGCCTCGATCGCCTCGTCGACGTCGCGATCCTGCTGCAACGCGCGCCGGGCCCCGGTCAGGTGCAGCAGCGTGATGCTGAGCGAATGGCCGACGACGTCGTGCACCTCGCGCGCGATCCGCTGGCGTTCGGCCAGCAGGGCCTTGTCACGGGAAGCGTCACGGTTGACGCGTTCGGCGTCCAGCACCCTGGTGTACCAGCGGACCATGAGCCCGCCGCTGAGACCGAGCAGGATCGCGACCATGTACACCGGCCCGCCGATCAGCCCACCCCAGATCCCCGCGACGACCAGGACCAGTTCACCCGTGACGGTGACGATCGCGATCCCCCACGTCGTCCGCAGGACACTGCCCGCTTCGGTGGCCGCGACCAGCAGCAGCAACGGCGCGAAATCCGGGAGCACGGGCTCGATGAGCAGGACGACGGTGGCGGCGATCAGCGCCGTCATCCGCACCCACGGCATGATCCAGTCGGTGATCGTCCAGATCAGCGACGGCGCGATCACGATCAGCCCGGCCAGCGCGATCGGCTCGGGCGGCAGCAGGGCGTCCCGTTGCACCAGCGCGACCGCCGTGAACACGAAGCTCACCGCGCTCGCGCACAACGCCCCCCACCAGGGCAGGCTCAGTCCGGCCCGGGTGAGACTGACCTGCACCCGTGCCCGGAACCGGTCCACCAAGATCTCCAGCACGGGCATCAGCCTAGGAAGTGCCGGGAAGCGCGTCATCGTGCGGCGGGCGGCACCCGTCTCCGCCCACGGTAGGAGGCCGGACGAGCACGGGCGGATGAAATCCGGATGAAACGCGAGCCGCTCATTCCTGGCTGAGCGCGACCCACTTCAGCTTCTCCTGTTCTCGTTTCGGCAGGCCCGCGACGACGAGGTCGTACGAGTCCTCGATCAGCTCACGGACGAAGCCGTCGGTCAGCGAACCGTCCAGCTGGACGGTGTTCCAGTGCTGCTTGTTCATGTGGTACCCGGGGATGATCGCCGGATGTTCGGCGCGCAACCGGACAGCGAGGTCGGGCTCGCATTTGAGGTTGATCCGCAGCGGTTTCGCCTTGAGCGGGCTGAGCGCGAACATCTTGCCCGAGACCTTGAACACGCTGGAGTGCTCGTCGAACGGGAACTCCTCACAGGCACCTGGGAAGCTGAGACAGAGCTTCCGGAGAGCGGCAGGGGTCATGGCGTTCAGCCTAAGCGGCCCCACCGACAGAAACCTGTCCTGTCCAGCGCATTGACCGTCTGTCGGTGATTCACTGACGATGGGTGGAGCCGACTGGGTGGAGGCGAGACCAACATGCGCGTGAAGCATCTCGTGGTGGCGGGAATCCTGCTGCTGGGTGTCGTACCGGGAGCCGCCGCGGCGACTCCCGTGAGCCAAGGCCAAGCGGAAAGCGCCGCCACGAACGGCTGGGTCGGCACCTGGGCGGCGGCGCCCGCGGCCGGGGTGGCCGGGACCGACAACGGCTACCCGAACTTCTCGATCCGCAACATCGTGCACACCAGCGCCGGCGGGCACGAGGTGCGCGTGCGGCTGTCCAACGCCTTCGGCCGGACGCCGGTGCTGTTCGGCCGGGTGACCGTCGCGGTCGCCGCCGGCCCCGACACGCCGCAGGCGGTCCCCGGCACGATGCGCACGCTGACCTTCGGCGGCGACAGCGAGGTCACCGTTCCGCCCGGCGCCGACATCGTCAGCGACGGCGCGGCGCTCACCGTGCCGAGGGACGGCGACCTCCTGGTGACCACGTACACCCCGACGCCGTCCGGCCCGGTCACGTACCACCCGCTGGCCATGCAGAACTCGTACTTCACCCGGAACGGCGACAAGGCCGCCGACGAGTCGGCCGCGGCGTTCCCGGAGAAGACCGCCGTCTGGCATTACGTGTCCGGAGTGGACGTGCGGGGCGCGGGGCTGCGGGGCAGTGTCGTGGCGATCGGCGACTCGATCACCGACGGGGCGAACTCGACCTGGGGCGCGAACCTGCGCTGGCCCGATCAGCTCGCCGACAAGATCAGCCGGGACCTGGGCGTGCTCAACGCCGGGATCAGCGGGAACAGGCTGCTGCTCGACGGTGGCAACTACGGCGTCAACGCGCTCGCCCGGCTCGACCGGGACGTGCTGACGCAGTCCGGCGCGCGGACCGCGATCGTGTTCGAAGGCATCAACGACATCCAGCAGACGCCGCATCAGGCCGATCCGAACAAGATCATCTCGGCGCTGAAACAGATCGCCACCCGGGCGCACGATCGCGGTCTGCGGGTGCTCGGCGCGACGATCACGCCGTGGAAGGGCTGGGGTTCGTACACGCCGCAGCTGGAGGAGACCCGGCAAGCGGTCAACCGGTTCATCCGGACCAGCAGGCTCTTCGACGGGTACATCGACTTCGACGCGGTGATCCGCGATCCCGCCGACCCGCAGCGGATGAAACCCGAGTACGACTCCGGCGATCACCTCCACCCCGGGGACAAGGGCTTCACCGCCATGGCGGACGCCGTCCCGCTGTCGCGGCTGAGGTAGCGAAATAAGTGCTGCGCCAGGCGGTTCCGTGGGGCACGATGAACTGATGGCGATCAGGAATGGCTAGCGGCGAAAGCGGTATCCGAGCGACGGCGCGGCTGGTCCGGTTCGCCGAACACGAAGCCCGCGCGGAGGCGCTCCGTGCTCAGCTGGCGGGCCTGCACGGCACGATCCGGCTGGCGAAGCGGACGTCGAACCTCTTCCGGGCACGGACGACGACCAGCACACCCGGACTGGACGTCTCGGGGTTCACGCACGTCCTCGACGTCGATCCCTTGGCGCGTACGGCCGAGGTCGAGGGCATGGTCACCTACGAGCAACTGGTGGACGCGACCCTGCCCCACGGGCTGATGCCGCTGGTCGTGCCGCAGCTCAAGACGATCACGCTCGGCGGCGCTGTCACCGGCCTCGGCATCGAGTCGTCGTCGTTCCGCAACGGCCTCGTGCACGAGTCGGTGCTGGAGATGGAACTGCTCACCGGCGACGGCCGGATCGTCGTCGCGCGGGCCGACAACGAGCACAGCGACCTGTTCCACGGCTTCCCGAACTCGTACGGCACGCTCGGCTACGCGCTGCGGCTGAAGATCGAGCTGGAACCGGTCAAACCGTACGTGCGGCTCGACCACGTCCGGTACGAAAACACCGAGGAGTACTTCGCGGCGCTGGACGAGGCCTGCCGCACCGGGTCGGCCGACTTCGTGGACGGAACGGTCTTCGGACCGGGCGAGCAGTACTTGACGCTCGGCACGTTCACCACCTCGGCGCCCGCGACCAGCGACTACACCTGGCTCGACATCTACTACAAGTCGATCCGCGAACGCGAGACCGACCACCTGACCGTCCGGGACTACCTGTGGCGCTGGGACACGGACTGGTTCTGGTGCTCGAGGGCGTTCGGCGTCCAAAGCAGGCTCCCCCGGCTGCTGCTGGGCAGGAAGCTGCTGCGGTCGTCGGTCTACTGGAAGCTGGTGGCGCTCGACCGCCGGTTCGGGATCGCCGCGAAAATTCTCAAGCTGCGCCGGCTTCCCCCGGAAGAGACCGTCGTCCAGGACATCGAGGTGCCGCTGTCGCGTGCCGCGGAGTTCCTGGACTTCTTCCGCCGCGAGATCCCGATCAGCCCGGTGTGGATCTGCCCGCTGAAGCAGCGGCCGGGCGGCGCGAACTCGCCGCTGTACGAAATGGAACCCGAAACGCGGTACGTCAACTTCGGCTTCTGGTCCGCGGTCCCCCTGGACCCCGGCGAGGAGCCGGATACGCACAATCGGCTGATCGAGGCCGAAGTGACGCGACTCGGCGGGCGGAAGTCGCTGTACTCAGACAGTTTCTATACCGAAGACGAGTTCTGGCGGCTCTACAACGGTGACGCCTACCGAAAACTGAAGACGGCCTACGACCCCGACGGCCGCTTGCTCGACCTGTACGCGAAATGCGTGCGGCGGCGGTGACCCGGGCCGGAAGAAGAGAGACGAACATGGCTGAGACGACGACCGTCGGGAAGATCTTCGAGCGGTTGCTCGGCCCGAGCGCCGCGGTGTCCATCACCGCTTACGACGGCAGCACGAGCGGTCCGGCGGGCGCACCGGTGTCGATCCACGTGCGGTCACCGCTGGCACTGACGTATCTGATGTCGTCGCCGGGAGACCTCGGTCTCGCCCGCGCGTATGTCGCCGGCGCGCTCGATGTGGACGGTGACCTCTATTCGGCGCTGCGTGCGCTCGTGGCCCAGGTCGATCAGCTCAGTCCAGCCGACCGGCTGTGGCTGCTGCGCAAACTCGGTCCCAAGCATCTGCGCCGCGTCGCCCCGCCCGCCGAGGAACTGCCGAGCCGTCTCAAGCGCGGCCTCGACGGATTGCGGCACTCCAAGACGCGCGACAGCAACGCGATCTCGAACCACTACGACGTCTCGAACCGGTTCTACGAACTGGTGCTGGGCCCGTCGATGGCCTACACCTGTGCCGCGTATCCGTCCGCCGACGCCTCGCTGGAAGAGGCGCAGGCGCACAAATTCGACCTGGTGTGCCGGAAACTCGACCTCCGGCCGGGGATGCGGCTGCTGGACGTCGGCTGCGGCTGGGGCGGGATGGTCGAACACGCCGTCGCGCACTACGGCGTCGAGGCGCTCGGTGTCACCCTTTCGCGCGAACAGGCGCAGTGGGCGCAAAAGGACATCGTGACGAAGGGGCTCGCGGACCGGGCCGAGGTGCGGCACCTCGACTACCGCGACGTCACCGAAACGGGTTTCGACGCGGTGTCGTCGATCGGGCTCACCGAACACATCGGCGCGCGGAACCTCCCGTCGTACTTCCGTTTCCTCGCCGGGAAACTGAAGCCGCGAGGACGCCTGCTGAACCACTGCATCACCAACCCGGACACCTCGGTCGCACACAGTTCGCGCGGGTTCATCGACCGGTATGTGTTCCCCGACGGCGAACTGGAGTCCGTCGGGGAGATCGCCACCGCGATGCACGACAGCGGGCTCGAGGTGCGGCACTCGGAAAACCTGCGCGAGCACTACGCCACCACACTGGGCGCATGGTGCGCCAACCTCGACGCGAACTGGGACGAGGCCGTCGTCGAAGCGGGCGCCGGGCGGAGCCGGGTCTGGGCGCTGTACATGGCCGCGTGCCGCCTCGCCTTCGAGCGGCGGGAGATCGAACTGCACCAGGTGCTCGGGGTGAAGGTCGGTCCGGACGGTGACGCGGGCATGCCCTTGCGCCCGGACTGGGGCGTTTAGCCCCTAGTGGCGAAAGGCTTCGGCGAGCCACCACGAGCCGCCGTCGTCGGCGATCTTGGCGTCGACGACGAGCGGCGCGTCCCGTGGTCCGCCGAGCCATTCCGTGACGGCGGCCAGGTCTTCGACCGAGCGCACGGTGACGCCGTCGCAGCCGAAGCCCCGGCCGATCGCCGCGATATCGGTGTCGGGGAACCGGACCGTGGTCATGTCCGCGGCGCCGAAGTGGTGGATCTCGGCGCCGTACGCGGCGTCGTTGTAGACGACGACCACGAGCGGGATCCGCAGCCGGACAGCGGTTTCCAGCTCCGAGATGGCCATGTGGAACCCGCCGTCGCCGACGCCGAGCACCGGCAGCCTGTCCGGTCTGGCCAGTGCCGCGCCGATCGCCGTCCCCAAGCCGAGGCCGACGCATTGGAACGCCTGGGTGAAACAGAAACCGTTCTCGTCGGGGACGGACAGGTACGCGCTCGGGTAGCCCATGAAGTTGCCGGAGTCGATCGAGACCACACGTTCTTCCGGGAGGATCTCGTCGAGCCGTCGGCTGAGCGTGCGGGGATCGATCCGCCCGTTGCCGGACAGGTCGTCATACGGGACGACGCTCCAGCTCGTCGTGGGGATTCGCGGTCTCTTGGCGCCGTGGCCACGTGTGCCGAGTTCCGCGTGGACGTCGGCGGCGGTGCTGGTGACGTCGCCGACCACGCCGAGGTCGATCGGCCGGTGCGCGCCGAGCGCGGCCTGCTCGACGTCGACCTGGACCAGCCGGGCGTCCGGGCCGAGGAGCGTGCCG contains these protein-coding regions:
- a CDS encoding TetR/AcrR family transcriptional regulator, giving the protein MTEERGATMTRRRADTRRRLIDAAYEAFSERGIRDTPVELICERAGFTRGAFYSNFSSKEDLFLALFQEETSVRLERFREATESVLGEFVVHVDDDLSPTLGRIADLFMVALSADKNWYLLCAEFRTQGLRQPEIRDRIAAAFRYFHTELGKVLVGALDRIGRELTISADDAVLVLVALYEQGLQNYLLEGTELPGDGRFVSELIPKVMASLIIPAT
- a CDS encoding carbonic anhydrase family protein — translated: MTHRRLTAFVVPLALAGFLLTAGGTAQSRQPAQSPVDISLGAIRFDPTLPKLNVSYGHSDLDLEYVRKDASDANGCGTRNHEETEEAVVRPGSGHVTLAGVRYELEQFHFHTPSEHRFQGRTDPLEMHFVHRSAAGKLLVIGVPLRSGAASPVDRVLAKLAPECGETVALADFDLDTLLPRDRGTLRYDGSLTTAPFIEGVQWFLMSERTVSPATIARFQGLFGGGNARAPQPLNGRHLTAVPQI
- a CDS encoding AfsR/SARP family transcriptional regulator — translated: MRNEGGIMQDSRLRFEVLGPLRAWQGETRLDLGPVRQQAVLAALLLRPDVTVSHHELTDGLWERPPESNVLPVYVRRLRDCLDTSGQKPRDSVIVSDRGGYRFASGGVRLDVARLEEIAVVAAAAEETGDFITAVDTFADALGLFHGEPLTGLPGAFVQGERRRLEERRLLLLRRKLRAQLKLGRFDEVIGELSALVSADPPSEPLAALLMRALYGGGRQAEALEVFTDVRERLVEQLGVEPGEELRQVQEAVLRGDDALLGVSQRKETPRRIRNELPATNGELVGREREFALLVEDGDPEAVTVDAVDGVPGAGKTTLAVRAAHRLRESYPDGALFVDLHGYTEGREPVTPERALRRLLRAVGVEDGAMPDDLDELAASWRAATVHLRLLLVLDNAESAGQVRPLLPSGPGSRVLVTSRRRLSGLDADRRVSLGALGLEAAERLLGRIVGAPRAEGERFAVRALAGLCGRLPLALRIAGARLQNRPMWTFKDLVDRMSDDERRLGELTAEDRSVEVALRLSYEQLRPAEQRAFGVLGLTPTPEFDRLSVAALLDCSPAEAERQLESLVDASLVQEPASGRYRLHDLVGVYARRLAGELPGEVVEEARKRVYGLYLGAARRASEWGVARFPLESGDGPFTGQRDASAWLDAVGDLPEVVTQAAEAGLDGLACSIAEGLVDYLARQQRYHESRTALQIALPLAERAEDERLVSSLRFCLGYAYAMQGQLDRARGWFDEALRAGQASGDRGVEARALGGLTMADLIAGRHDLAIPGMRRVMIMAEEVGDGWLAERTLSALGYLAYLRGEHDEALVHLGRARDLSEEIGSPGMLARVLCHSGTVRLETGRFAEAVLDLRRSVELAEETTDGLLIATSLARLGAAELELGNLGEAFELQRRALTAVTEETIIGMESEIRNRLGRTHLAAGDPAAAREHFEWVLTTIGPDGDSLQRSLALEGLDLTRQSAHRR
- a CDS encoding response regulator, producing the protein MTAAEIRVLLVDDQELVRSGLRRILRRRDGFVIAGECGDGAEVPAALAGGEVDVVVMDLRMKNVGGVEATSRLRRSGGHPPVLALTTFDDDNLLADALRAGAAGYVLKDSPAEDLIRAVRAVAGGDAWLDPGVTGRVLAAYRQAAGNGSGGRPLELLTPREQDVLRAIGRGLTNAEIAATLVISEVTVKSHIGRIFTKLQLRDRAAAIVYAFDHGIVVPG
- a CDS encoding sensor histidine kinase, which produces MPVLEILVDRFRARVQVSLTRAGLSLPWWGALCASAVSFVFTAVALVQRDALLPPEPIALAGLIVIAPSLIWTITDWIMPWVRMTALIAATVVLLIEPVLPDFAPLLLLVAATEAGSVLRTTWGIAIVTVTGELVLVVAGIWGGLIGGPVYMVAILLGLSGGLMVRWYTRVLDAERVNRDASRDKALLAERQRIAREVHDVVGHSLSITLLHLTGARRALQQDRDVDEAIEALTEAEQVGRAAMADIRRTVGLLADTPSGNTPLPGVEDIATLVERTRVAGLAVRYTQEGDLGRVGASEGLGLYRIVQESLVNVVKHAPGATAEVRLDAGRSGAKLIVSNTLPAGARRTSEDGSGLAGMAVRAAQLGADLSAGPNGRQWIVEVTVPGAKP
- a CDS encoding MmcQ/YjbR family DNA-binding protein, whose translation is MTPAALRKLCLSFPGACEEFPFDEHSSVFKVSGKMFALSPLKAKPLRINLKCEPDLAVRLRAEHPAIIPGYHMNKQHWNTVQLDGSLTDGFVRELIEDSYDLVVAGLPKREQEKLKWVALSQE
- a CDS encoding SGNH/GDSL hydrolase family protein, whose translation is MRVKHLVVAGILLLGVVPGAAAATPVSQGQAESAATNGWVGTWAAAPAAGVAGTDNGYPNFSIRNIVHTSAGGHEVRVRLSNAFGRTPVLFGRVTVAVAAGPDTPQAVPGTMRTLTFGGDSEVTVPPGADIVSDGAALTVPRDGDLLVTTYTPTPSGPVTYHPLAMQNSYFTRNGDKAADESAAAFPEKTAVWHYVSGVDVRGAGLRGSVVAIGDSITDGANSTWGANLRWPDQLADKISRDLGVLNAGISGNRLLLDGGNYGVNALARLDRDVLTQSGARTAIVFEGINDIQQTPHQADPNKIISALKQIATRAHDRGLRVLGATITPWKGWGSYTPQLEETRQAVNRFIRTSRLFDGYIDFDAVIRDPADPQRMKPEYDSGDHLHPGDKGFTAMADAVPLSRLR